The window ATGTTGTGTGCTCAGGATTGAGTTTGAAGTTCCAGAGCCTATGGACACAGGATTTTGATTGTCCTCTAAGTTTGGTCCTTTTTATGATATGTTTGCTGATTAGGAgtgattattttatttcaaatgtgACATTAATTTCCGTATTGTTCAACCGATGCTTACAGGTTGTGGGTTGTCTGATTGAGCATGATAACAGGATCCTACTTTGCAAAAGGAAGATTCAACCATCATATGGCCTTTGGTACGATTGTTAATGAATAAAGTAGCAACTTTTCATCACGATGAATGGACTATCTCGTATCTTTGATGTGTAtcgtaattttaattgttgggTGTTGTCATTCAGGACTCTTCCTGCAGGTTACATGGAAATTGGGGAATCAGCTGCAGAAGGAGCCATCAGGGAAACCAGGGAAGAAGCATGTGCAGATGTGGAAGTGCTGTCTCCTTTTGCTCAATTGGACATCCCACTGATTGGCCAGGTAAGCGAGAAACTTCTCTTTTGTTTACCTTTTTCCTTAAACAAATTCATGTGCACTTGATAAAGAtgttttgagtttgtgttgTGTTTTTCGGAGCAGACGTATGTAATTTTCTTAGGAAGGCTCAAGACACCCCATTTTTCACCAGGTCCTGAATCGTCAGAATGCGGGCTTTTTGCACTTGATGAGATACCTTTTGATTCTCTCTCCTTTTCGTCAATGGTTGTTACCTTAAAATTGGTATGGACGTCTATCAGATGCTAACATATATTTGATTTCTTCTAGACATTTATCCTATGTCACGGTTTCTTATATCTTGTGGCTGCAGTATGTTGAAGATGTAAGGGCTGGAAAGATCAAGTTCCACTATGGTACCATTAATAAAAGGTAGGTTCAGTTAATATGATCTtccaattagaaaagaataacGTAACTCCCATACCGAAAGAAGTGCATTTTAATGATAAAACAATTCAACCACTTTGAAAAATTGATTTATACATTTTTGAGCTGTTCAAATTTGATTTCTGTTGAATGCTTTCCAATATCGAATGTATCCTTAATGACATTGCatgtttggtgtttgttttcaGGC is drawn from Malus domestica chromosome 14, GDT2T_hap1 and contains these coding sequences:
- the LOC114821097 gene encoding nudix hydrolase 23, chloroplastic-like isoform X2; amino-acid sequence: MLKPRQILGCSFGFVSHRWKPYSNTCTSISTTSGTLSFLSNSTCSNPLLSFSSSSSTLLPATTATWPSSTRRPRFGALSLSSAPSGSNGGGSSSSVAVQSAVVGCLIEHDNRILLCKRKIQPSYGLWTLPAGYMEIGESAAEGAIRETREEACADVEVLSPFAQLDIPLIGQTYVIFLGRLKTPHFSPGPESSECGLFALDEIPFDSLSFSSMVVTLKLYVEDVRAGKIKFHYGTINKRPGTSPSDSHAYTLDYHLQS